Proteins encoded by one window of Desulfovibrio ferrophilus:
- the cutA gene encoding divalent-cation tolerance protein CutA yields MSPVVVYMTAVDADEAGRIGRELVTRRLAACVNILGPIRSLYWWDGKVQDEGEIAFIAKTWEDRLDELTRTVRELHSYDEPCVVAVPVTGGSPSFIDWIRGETHPDESV; encoded by the coding sequence ATGTCGCCGGTAGTTGTCTACATGACCGCTGTGGATGCGGATGAAGCCGGGCGTATCGGGCGCGAACTCGTGACCCGTCGGCTGGCAGCCTGCGTGAATATTTTGGGGCCCATTCGCAGTCTCTACTGGTGGGATGGCAAGGTTCAGGATGAAGGCGAGATTGCCTTCATTGCCAAGACCTGGGAAGACCGCCTGGATGAATTGACCCGCACAGTTCGGGAGTTGCATTCCTACGACGAACCCTGCGTGGTGGCTGTGCCCGTGACGGGTGGCAGTCCCTCTTTTATCGATTGGATACGGGGTGAGACACACCCCGATGAGAGTGTTTGA
- the upp gene encoding uracil phosphoribosyltransferase: MPVHVVDHPLVRHKLGLLRQDGLSTKDFRQLSNEIARLLTYEATKDLDTDKRIIQGWAGDVEVDNIHGKTLTVVPILRAGLGMIDGVLDMIPGAKTSVVGFYRNEETLQPVEYYVKLAKNIDSRMALILDPMLATGGTLMATIQLLKDAGCKQIRGLFLVAAPEGLERLEKEHPDVDVYVASVDERLNEVGYILPGLGDAGDKIFGTK, from the coding sequence ATGCCCGTACATGTTGTAGACCATCCCCTGGTGAGGCACAAGCTCGGCCTGTTGCGTCAGGATGGCCTGTCCACAAAGGACTTCCGCCAACTCTCCAACGAGATCGCCCGCCTGCTGACCTATGAGGCCACCAAAGACCTCGACACGGACAAGCGCATCATTCAGGGCTGGGCCGGAGACGTCGAAGTGGACAATATCCACGGCAAGACCCTGACCGTCGTTCCCATCCTGCGTGCGGGACTGGGCATGATCGACGGCGTGCTGGACATGATCCCCGGAGCCAAGACCAGCGTGGTCGGTTTCTATCGCAATGAAGAGACCCTGCAACCCGTGGAATACTACGTGAAGCTTGCCAAGAACATCGACAGCCGCATGGCTTTGATTCTTGACCCCATGCTCGCCACTGGCGGCACACTGATGGCGACCATCCAACTCCTGAAGGACGCCGGATGCAAGCAGATCCGTGGCCTGTTCCTGGTCGCTGCCCCCGAAGGCCTTGAGCGACTGGAAAAAGAGCATCCCGATGTGGATGTCTATGTCGCAAGCGTGGATGAACGCTTGAACGAAGTCGGATACATCCTGCCCGGCCTTGGCGACGCAGGCGACAAGATCTTCGGCACCAAATAG
- a CDS encoding uracil-xanthine permease family protein, which produces MMAATDYSFRLKDSLLGAQMLFVAFGALVLVPLLTGLDPNVALFTAGAGTLLFQAVTKRQVPVFLASSFAFIAPIIYGVQQWGIPATMSGLAAAGVFYMVLSALIKIKGSAVLHKILPPIVTGPVIMVIGLILAKVAIFMAVGKAGDGSLILVAPKVALWVSMVSLGVTVAVSLLGGRFLRLIPILCGIVAGYALCLIFDMTGYTASALAEFNAARAAQEASGAALMTSYAGANLVDFSKVAAAQWLSIPNFVTPEWNWKAVAFIVPVAIAPAIEHFGDVLAIGSVTGKDYLKSPGIHRTMLGDGLATTLASCLGGPPNTTYSEVTGAVALTKVFNPGIMTWAAITAILLAFVGKLGAVLSSVPTPVMGGIMILLFGAITVVGMNALVRAGKDLMEPRNLSVVAIILVFGIGGMSFGTADFSLGGIGLAGVTGVLLNLILPGKD; this is translated from the coding sequence ATGATGGCAGCAACGGACTATTCCTTCCGCCTGAAAGACAGCCTGCTCGGTGCGCAGATGCTGTTCGTGGCCTTTGGTGCGCTGGTGCTGGTTCCGCTTTTGACGGGACTGGACCCCAACGTAGCCCTGTTTACTGCCGGAGCGGGAACCCTGCTCTTCCAGGCGGTGACCAAACGCCAGGTGCCTGTATTCCTGGCCTCGTCGTTCGCATTCATTGCCCCCATTATCTATGGTGTGCAGCAGTGGGGCATCCCCGCCACCATGAGTGGTCTGGCCGCTGCGGGCGTGTTCTACATGGTGCTTTCCGCCCTGATCAAGATCAAGGGTTCCGCCGTGCTGCACAAGATCCTGCCTCCCATCGTTACCGGCCCGGTGATCATGGTTATCGGCCTGATTCTGGCCAAGGTGGCCATCTTCATGGCCGTAGGCAAAGCCGGTGACGGCTCGCTGATCCTGGTCGCCCCCAAGGTGGCACTGTGGGTCTCCATGGTCTCGCTGGGTGTAACCGTTGCCGTCTCACTGCTTGGTGGCCGGTTTCTGCGCCTGATCCCCATTCTGTGCGGTATCGTCGCAGGCTACGCGCTCTGCCTGATCTTCGACATGACCGGCTACACGGCCTCGGCCCTGGCCGAGTTCAACGCCGCACGCGCAGCTCAGGAAGCCTCCGGCGCCGCCCTGATGACCAGCTATGCCGGTGCAAACCTCGTCGATTTCAGCAAGGTCGCCGCCGCACAGTGGCTGTCCATCCCCAATTTCGTGACACCCGAATGGAACTGGAAGGCCGTGGCCTTCATCGTGCCCGTTGCCATCGCCCCTGCCATTGAGCATTTCGGTGATGTGCTGGCCATCGGTTCCGTGACCGGCAAGGACTATCTGAAATCCCCCGGTATCCACCGCACCATGCTGGGCGACGGATTAGCCACTACCCTGGCTTCGTGCCTGGGCGGACCTCCGAACACCACCTATTCCGAAGTCACCGGCGCTGTCGCCCTGACCAAGGTCTTCAACCCTGGCATCATGACCTGGGCCGCCATCACCGCTATCCTGCTGGCCTTTGTGGGCAAGTTGGGTGCAGTGTTGTCCAGCGTCCCTACCCCCGTCATGGGCGGCATCATGATCCTGCTGTTCGGCGCCATCACCGTGGTGGGCATGAACGCTCTTGTCAGGGCCGGTAAGGACCTGATGGAGCCCCGCAACCTGTCTGTCGTGGCCATCATCCTGGTCTTCGGCATCGGCGGCATGAGCTTCGGAACTGCGGACTTCAGCCTCGGCGGTATCGGCCTGGCTGGCGTCACTGGAGTCTTGCTGAATCTGATTCTGCCCGGTAAGGATTAA
- a CDS encoding GDP-mannose 4,6-dehydratase has product MSFYQGKKILITGGCGFIGSNLAIRLVAEGADVTVVDSMIDEYGGNMHNIAPVADDIRLNISDVRDQVAMRYLVRDKEMIFNLAGQVSHIDSMHDPYTDLEINAKAQLGVLEACRHNNRDARIVLSSTRQIYGKPQYMPVDEKHPLDPVDVNGINCIAGEWYHLLYQKVYGIPTSVLRLTNTYGPRQLLKHNRQGFIGWFIRLVMQSKEIQLYGDGSQRRDLNYVDDVVDALLLAGEKDEAVGEVYNLAGDEPISLKDLVEKMVTISGRGSYKLVPWPEEKKKIDIGDFYGDGTKIKNALGWSPAIGVDEGLKRTFEFYEDCLEQYLCETEGHVCKP; this is encoded by the coding sequence ATGAGCTTCTACCAGGGTAAAAAGATCCTCATCACCGGCGGGTGTGGTTTCATCGGTTCCAATCTGGCAATCAGATTGGTGGCCGAAGGGGCCGACGTCACCGTGGTCGATTCCATGATCGACGAATACGGCGGCAACATGCACAACATCGCCCCCGTGGCTGATGACATCCGGCTGAACATCTCGGATGTGCGCGACCAGGTGGCCATGCGCTATCTGGTGCGCGACAAGGAGATGATCTTCAACCTCGCCGGGCAGGTCAGCCACATCGACTCCATGCATGACCCGTATACGGACCTGGAGATCAATGCCAAGGCGCAGCTGGGAGTGTTGGAGGCCTGCCGTCACAACAACCGCGATGCCCGCATCGTGTTGTCCAGTACGCGTCAGATCTACGGCAAGCCCCAGTATATGCCCGTGGACGAGAAGCACCCGCTGGACCCCGTGGATGTCAACGGTATCAACTGCATCGCAGGCGAGTGGTATCACCTGCTCTACCAGAAGGTGTACGGCATCCCGACTTCGGTCCTGCGCCTGACCAACACCTATGGCCCTCGCCAGCTCCTGAAGCACAACCGTCAGGGGTTCATTGGCTGGTTCATCCGGCTGGTGATGCAGAGCAAGGAAATCCAGCTCTACGGCGACGGCTCCCAGCGCCGCGATCTGAACTACGTGGACGACGTTGTGGATGCACTGCTGCTGGCAGGCGAGAAGGACGAAGCCGTGGGCGAGGTCTATAACCTCGCTGGCGACGAGCCCATCTCCCTGAAGGATCTGGTGGAAAAGATGGTCACCATTTCCGGGCGAGGCTCCTACAAACTGGTGCCCTGGCCCGAAGAAAAGAAGAAGATCGACATTGGCGACTTCTACGGTGACGGCACCAAGATCAAGAATGCTCTGGGTTGGTCCCCAGCCATTGGCGTGGACGAGGGCCTCAAACGAACATTCGAGTTCTACGAGGACTGCCTGGAGCAGTACCTGTGCGAGACTGAAGGGCACGTCTGCAAACCCTGA
- a CDS encoding bifunctional homocysteine S-methyltransferase/methylenetetrahydrofolate reductase, which produces MRQNLITELSKRVILADGAMGSRLFDKGADPTTCFDLLNLDNPALVNAVHTEYLDAGAEVLETNTFGANAIKLEAYGLAHKVSELNIRGAELARKAADTATGHVWVAGSMGPLGRMDEPLPDHRVTEVYTEQAKALAEGGADVLIIETFPRLEMLLLALAAAKEATNLPVVTQMVFTGQGGSLSGQSPQDSFAAMIQAGADVVGINCGMGPQGALKVLRRSGTPEKPLSVMPNAGFPEQSGDRLLYNSSPEYFATAVMRCVSLGARLVGGCCGTGPAHIAALRKLLDERDASAPLRTLQTTTATPSQAMPLADLPPSEFSRKLGTKKMVLVEIDPPKHLDITPALQGAEALANAGVDAITVAENPLAVPRLSNITLAGMIRRRTGAEVVVHLTGRDRNLVGTQSTVMGLAAQGLQNVLAVTGDPPPAGSDDVIKGVFDLRSFELIELLERFNQGENRHGDPMRMRAGFAIGAAFNPNTKNPALQVKRMERKIECGARYFLTQPVYTRGKVDEVVALTRHIDTPIHLGIMPLASARNAEFLHNEFPGITIPDDIRARMHDAGDNGAQVGADIAWELIEYAWDHFAGIYIMPPFNRTAVALDLVNRLRDKGLWTP; this is translated from the coding sequence ATGCGACAGAACCTGATTACCGAACTCTCCAAACGCGTTATCCTGGCCGATGGAGCCATGGGCTCGCGACTCTTTGACAAGGGCGCGGACCCCACGACCTGTTTCGACCTGCTCAATCTGGACAATCCCGCGTTAGTCAATGCCGTACACACCGAATACCTGGATGCCGGGGCTGAAGTCCTTGAAACCAATACATTCGGGGCCAACGCCATCAAACTGGAAGCGTATGGCCTGGCGCATAAGGTGAGCGAACTGAACATTCGTGGGGCTGAACTGGCCCGCAAAGCCGCCGATACAGCCACGGGCCATGTCTGGGTGGCCGGGTCCATGGGGCCGCTGGGCCGGATGGATGAGCCATTGCCCGACCATCGCGTGACCGAGGTCTACACCGAGCAGGCCAAAGCCCTGGCCGAGGGCGGTGCCGACGTCCTGATCATCGAAACCTTCCCCAGGCTTGAAATGCTACTGCTGGCCCTGGCTGCCGCCAAGGAGGCCACAAACCTGCCCGTGGTCACGCAGATGGTCTTCACAGGCCAGGGCGGCTCACTCTCGGGCCAAAGCCCACAGGACAGCTTTGCGGCGATGATTCAGGCCGGGGCCGATGTGGTGGGCATCAACTGCGGAATGGGTCCCCAGGGTGCGCTCAAGGTACTGAGGCGCTCTGGGACACCGGAGAAACCGTTGTCCGTCATGCCCAACGCAGGTTTCCCCGAGCAAAGCGGTGATCGCCTGCTCTACAACAGCTCCCCGGAATATTTCGCCACGGCGGTCATGCGCTGCGTCAGTTTGGGCGCACGGCTGGTGGGCGGATGCTGTGGCACTGGCCCCGCACACATCGCCGCCCTGCGCAAACTGCTGGACGAGCGGGATGCCTCCGCACCCCTGCGAACCCTCCAGACAACGACCGCGACTCCATCTCAAGCCATGCCTTTGGCGGACCTGCCACCAAGCGAATTCTCGCGCAAGCTGGGCACAAAAAAGATGGTGCTGGTGGAAATTGATCCGCCCAAGCACCTGGACATCACCCCCGCCCTTCAGGGAGCAGAAGCTCTTGCCAACGCAGGGGTGGACGCCATCACCGTGGCCGAAAACCCCTTGGCCGTCCCGCGCCTGTCCAACATCACTCTGGCGGGCATGATCCGCCGCCGCACCGGTGCCGAAGTGGTGGTGCATCTGACCGGACGCGACCGCAACCTCGTAGGCACGCAATCGACCGTCATGGGCCTCGCCGCACAGGGCTTGCAAAATGTGCTGGCCGTGACAGGCGATCCGCCTCCCGCTGGTTCGGACGATGTGATCAAGGGCGTGTTCGATCTGCGCTCCTTTGAACTGATCGAACTGCTGGAGCGTTTCAATCAGGGGGAAAACCGCCACGGCGACCCCATGCGTATGCGGGCAGGCTTTGCCATTGGAGCGGCATTCAACCCCAACACCAAGAATCCGGCGCTACAGGTCAAGCGCATGGAACGAAAAATCGAATGTGGGGCGCGCTATTTCCTGACCCAACCCGTCTACACCCGCGGAAAAGTGGACGAGGTCGTGGCCCTGACCCGACACATCGACACGCCCATCCATCTGGGGATCATGCCTCTGGCCAGTGCGCGCAATGCCGAGTTCCTGCATAACGAATTCCCGGGCATCACCATCCCGGACGATATCCGGGCCAGAATGCACGACGCCGGAGACAATGGCGCACAGGTCGGCGCAGACATTGCCTGGGAGCTGATCGAATACGCCTGGGATCATTTTGCAGGAATCTACATCATGCCCCCCTTCAACCGCACAGCAGTGGCACTGGATCTTGTGAATCGACTCAGGGACAAAGGGTTGTGGACTCCATGA
- a CDS encoding heavy-metal-associated domain-containing protein: MKKLEINGMSCSHCTASVFEALDKIEGLRNIGVSLEDKCATFKAPDSVTEEQLKAAITAIGFEVGEYTED; this comes from the coding sequence ATGAAGAAGCTTGAAATCAACGGCATGAGTTGCAGTCATTGCACGGCATCGGTCTTTGAGGCTCTGGACAAGATCGAGGGCCTGCGAAATATCGGTGTCAGTCTGGAAGACAAGTGCGCCACCTTCAAGGCGCCCGACAGCGTAACCGAGGAGCAGTTGAAGGCGGCCATCACGGCCATCGGCTTCGAGGTGGGTGAATACACCGAAGATTAG
- the hisA gene encoding 1-(5-phosphoribosyl)-5-[(5-phosphoribosylamino)methylideneamino]imidazole-4-carboxamide isomerase produces the protein MIVFPAVDIKDGQCVRLKQGLADQVTVFADDPAEMALHWAELGAQYLHVVDLDGAFSGLPANFDLIKRICSEIGIPVQLGGGIRDLRTAQAYIKAGVTRLIIGTMALEDPEEFGLLCKEFPGKIGVSLDAVDGKLKTKGWVEDSGQTVFDVLPRLEEQGAAFIIYTDISRDGMQTGVNVEGLEKLCEATTIPVIAAGGVTNMDDIKALYPLGPKGLEGAITGRAIYAGTLSLTEANDWLVDQG, from the coding sequence GTGATTGTTTTTCCCGCCGTCGATATCAAGGACGGTCAGTGCGTCCGTCTGAAACAGGGCCTTGCCGATCAGGTGACAGTCTTTGCCGATGATCCGGCGGAGATGGCGTTGCATTGGGCCGAACTGGGCGCTCAGTACCTGCATGTGGTTGATCTGGATGGAGCCTTTTCCGGACTGCCTGCCAATTTTGATCTGATCAAGCGTATTTGTTCCGAGATCGGGATTCCCGTTCAACTCGGCGGCGGCATTCGTGACCTGCGCACAGCACAGGCCTATATCAAGGCCGGTGTGACCCGTTTGATTATCGGGACCATGGCCCTTGAGGACCCCGAGGAATTCGGCCTGCTGTGCAAGGAGTTTCCGGGCAAGATCGGAGTGTCTCTGGATGCCGTGGACGGCAAATTGAAGACCAAGGGCTGGGTCGAAGATTCCGGTCAGACCGTATTTGATGTGTTGCCCCGCCTTGAAGAGCAGGGTGCGGCATTTATCATCTATACCGATATCAGCCGCGACGGCATGCAGACCGGCGTGAACGTCGAAGGGCTGGAAAAGCTTTGCGAGGCCACGACGATCCCGGTGATTGCTGCCGGAGGCGTGACCAATATGGACGATATCAAGGCGTTGTATCCGCTGGGTCCCAAAGGTCTGGAAGGGGCCATCACTGGCCGAGCCATCTATGCGGGCACCTTGTCTTTGACTGAGGCCAATGATTGGTTGGTGGACCAAGGCTGA
- the hisB gene encoding imidazoleglycerol-phosphate dehydratase HisB: MNTRNARYERATKETDITVELNLDGSGKTEIATGMGFADHMLTLMAFWAGMDLKLTCKGDIEIDAHHSLEDIGLSLGHAMAEALGDKAGIGRVGNAKVPMDEALTEVCIDISGRPYLVYEDGPVPALIAGEEKDVWREFFKSVAQRAGMNLHVNFLYGRNGHHLLESAFKGFGLALRQAMALGREGVLSTKGSLD; the protein is encoded by the coding sequence ATGAACACCCGGAATGCCCGCTACGAGCGTGCTACCAAAGAGACCGACATTACGGTGGAGTTGAACCTCGACGGCTCGGGCAAGACCGAGATCGCTACGGGGATGGGCTTTGCCGACCACATGCTGACTCTGATGGCCTTTTGGGCCGGTATGGATCTCAAGCTGACCTGCAAGGGTGATATTGAGATTGATGCCCACCACAGCCTGGAGGACATCGGCCTATCGCTGGGGCACGCCATGGCGGAAGCCTTGGGCGACAAAGCCGGGATTGGTCGTGTGGGCAATGCCAAGGTGCCCATGGACGAGGCCCTGACCGAAGTGTGCATTGATATTTCCGGCAGGCCCTATCTCGTGTACGAGGATGGGCCGGTTCCGGCGCTCATCGCGGGCGAGGAGAAGGACGTTTGGCGCGAATTCTTCAAGTCCGTGGCGCAGCGCGCCGGGATGAACCTGCACGTGAATTTCCTTTATGGCCGTAACGGTCATCACCTGCTGGAAAGCGCGTTCAAGGGCTTTGGCCTCGCGCTACGACAGGCCATGGCATTGGGGCGTGAAGGCGTGCTGAGCACCAAGGGGAGCCTGGACTAA
- the tatC gene encoding twin-arginine translocase subunit TatC, with translation MGLLDHLDELRKRVTKAALAFIIGTCASYAFAEHLFGYLIIPLKSVLGETEQLIYTGLAEGFITYIKLSAIAGFFAMSPFIFYQFWAFVAPGLYKEERRWVAPIALFTALFFVGGACFGYFKVFPIAFEFFAGFENESIKLLPSVKEYLSLAIKLLFAFGISFELPLVIFFLARLGIVDAKGLRSKRKYAILMAFVVAAMLTPPDPFSQGMMAGPLIILYEIGILAAHFFGKKKPVPEDEEESAEEVA, from the coding sequence ATGGGGCTTCTGGACCACCTGGATGAACTGCGCAAGCGAGTCACCAAGGCCGCGCTGGCGTTCATCATCGGTACCTGCGCAAGCTATGCCTTTGCCGAACATCTTTTTGGTTACCTGATCATCCCGCTCAAAAGCGTACTGGGTGAAACCGAGCAGCTCATCTACACTGGACTAGCTGAAGGATTTATCACCTACATCAAGCTGTCGGCCATCGCCGGTTTCTTTGCCATGAGTCCCTTTATCTTCTATCAATTCTGGGCCTTTGTTGCTCCGGGGTTGTATAAGGAAGAGCGTCGCTGGGTGGCCCCCATTGCGTTGTTTACGGCCTTGTTCTTTGTGGGCGGTGCGTGCTTTGGCTATTTCAAGGTCTTCCCCATTGCCTTCGAATTCTTTGCCGGATTCGAGAATGAGTCCATCAAGCTGTTACCCTCGGTCAAGGAGTACCTGTCCCTGGCCATCAAGTTGCTGTTTGCATTTGGTATTTCCTTTGAATTGCCACTGGTTATCTTTTTCCTGGCACGGTTGGGGATCGTGGACGCCAAGGGGCTGCGGAGCAAACGCAAGTACGCCATCCTGATGGCCTTTGTGGTTGCCGCCATGCTGACCCCACCGGATCCGTTCTCCCAGGGCATGATGGCTGGTCCGCTGATCATCCTGTATGAGATTGGTATTCTGGCTGCGCACTTCTTCGGCAAGAAGAAGCCTGTGCCCGAGGATGAGGAAGAGTCTGCCGAAGAGGTAGCCTAG
- the tatB gene encoding Sec-independent protein translocase protein TatB — translation MELLVIFVVALIVIGPRKLPQMARSMGKAFGEFKRVSADVKRTIDTEVDKVERQEKKVKAKSELMAEDAAASMQEKSGSDADAGDAAKTVEAMDVTPEPAATASKEA, via the coding sequence ATGGAATTGCTTGTCATCTTTGTGGTGGCACTGATCGTCATTGGTCCCCGAAAGCTTCCGCAGATGGCCCGCTCCATGGGTAAGGCCTTTGGTGAGTTCAAGCGCGTCAGCGCCGATGTGAAGCGTACCATCGACACCGAGGTGGACAAGGTCGAGCGCCAGGAGAAGAAGGTCAAGGCCAAGAGTGAACTCATGGCCGAGGACGCTGCTGCCTCCATGCAGGAAAAGTCCGGTTCTGATGCTGACGCTGGTGACGCTGCCAAGACTGTCGAAGCTATGGACGTGACCCCGGAACCTGCGGCTACGGCCTCCAAGGAAGCCTAG
- the guaA gene encoding glutamine-hydrolyzing GMP synthase, producing the protein MSNTDSVVILDYGSQYTQLIARRVREAGVYSEILTCEASLEEIKARDPQAIIFSGGPASVLGEDSPELQQGVLELGLPVLGICYGMQLLAHNLGGKITASEDREYGRAELEITSYGDCPLWDGLKEQDVHNVWMSHGDHVEEPPPGFEVVAQTPSVAVAAMANAAKKIYCLQFHPEVAHTDDGSLILSNFLFKVAGLSPDWTMSSFVDSNVAQLREAIGEDEHVVCGLSGGIDSTVVALLLHKAIGKRLTCIFVDNGLLRMNEGEEVIGYLREHFDLNLIWVQAQDEFLGELAGVEDPEKKRKIIGYKFIEIFDREAAKIENVKYLAQGTLYPDVIESISFKGGPSAVIKSHHNVGGLPETMKLKLVEPLRELFKDEVRRVAVELGLPDSIIWRHPFPGPGLAIRIIGEITEERLDILRRADKVVQTELHASDWYRKVWQGFAVLLPLKTVGVMGDDRTYENVVALRVVDSLDAMTADWTRLPSEVLAKMSNRIINEVKGVNRVVFDISSKPPGTIEWE; encoded by the coding sequence ATGAGTAATACCGACAGCGTCGTCATTCTGGACTACGGCTCCCAGTATACCCAGCTGATCGCACGCCGCGTGCGCGAGGCCGGAGTCTACTCCGAGATCCTGACCTGCGAGGCGTCCCTGGAAGAGATCAAGGCCCGCGATCCTCAGGCTATTATTTTCTCCGGTGGACCGGCCAGCGTGCTGGGCGAGGATTCCCCCGAGTTGCAGCAGGGTGTGCTAGAGCTGGGTCTGCCCGTGCTGGGTATCTGCTATGGCATGCAGCTTCTGGCTCACAATCTGGGTGGCAAGATCACCGCCAGCGAGGACCGTGAATACGGCCGCGCCGAGCTGGAAATCACCTCCTATGGCGATTGCCCCCTGTGGGATGGCCTGAAGGAACAGGATGTTCACAACGTCTGGATGTCCCATGGAGACCATGTCGAAGAGCCGCCCCCGGGCTTTGAAGTCGTGGCCCAGACCCCCAGCGTGGCCGTGGCTGCCATGGCCAATGCCGCCAAGAAAATCTACTGCCTGCAGTTCCACCCCGAGGTGGCGCACACCGATGACGGCAGTTTGATTCTGTCCAACTTCCTGTTCAAGGTGGCTGGTCTGTCTCCGGACTGGACCATGAGTTCGTTTGTGGACTCCAATGTGGCTCAGCTGCGTGAAGCCATTGGTGAGGACGAGCACGTGGTCTGCGGCCTCTCCGGCGGCATCGACTCCACCGTGGTTGCCCTGCTGCTGCACAAGGCCATCGGCAAGCGCCTGACCTGCATCTTTGTGGACAATGGCCTGCTGCGGATGAACGAGGGCGAGGAAGTCATCGGCTACCTGCGTGAGCATTTCGATCTGAATCTGATTTGGGTTCAGGCCCAGGACGAGTTCCTCGGAGAGCTGGCTGGCGTCGAAGATCCCGAGAAAAAGCGCAAGATCATCGGCTACAAGTTCATCGAGATTTTCGACCGCGAGGCCGCCAAGATCGAGAACGTGAAATACCTGGCTCAGGGAACATTGTACCCTGACGTCATTGAGTCCATCAGCTTTAAGGGTGGCCCCAGCGCAGTCATCAAGAGTCATCACAATGTGGGTGGCCTGCCTGAAACCATGAAGCTCAAGCTTGTGGAACCGCTGCGTGAGCTGTTCAAGGACGAGGTTCGGCGCGTGGCCGTGGAACTGGGCCTGCCCGATTCCATCATCTGGCGTCATCCCTTCCCCGGTCCCGGCCTTGCCATCCGCATCATCGGTGAGATTACCGAGGAACGGCTGGACATTCTGCGCCGTGCGGACAAGGTTGTGCAGACCGAGTTGCATGCCTCCGACTGGTACCGAAAAGTCTGGCAGGGATTCGCTGTTCTCTTGCCCTTGAAGACCGTCGGGGTTATGGGTGATGACCGTACCTATGAAAATGTGGTGGCGTTACGCGTCGTTGACAGTCTTGATGCCATGACTGCGGACTGGACCCGCCTGCCTTCCGAGGTGTTGGCGAAGATGTCCAACCGCATCATCAATGAAGTCAAGGGAGTCAACCGGGTTGTGTTTGATATCTCCTCGAAGCCTCCGGGAACCATCGAGTGGGAATAG